One segment of Shewanella piezotolerans WP3 DNA contains the following:
- a CDS encoding YhcH/YjgK/YiaL family protein — translation MIVDTLANRDLYSHISPRIAKALAHLAETDFSQLEVGNYELDGKNLFVIVNDYQTKPREIEPFEVHQQYIDVQYVVSGEEEFGYLPLADQTPSKPYFAKHDYAEYDYLPNKEAAAFIPLKAGMFALFFPQDMHMPGTSPKPQQVRKVVIKVKI, via the coding sequence ATGATTGTAGATACTTTAGCCAACCGTGATTTGTACAGCCACATTAGTCCACGTATAGCAAAGGCACTAGCGCACCTTGCTGAAACAGACTTTAGCCAGCTTGAAGTTGGCAATTATGAACTTGATGGCAAAAACCTATTTGTTATCGTCAATGATTACCAAACTAAACCTAGAGAAATCGAGCCTTTCGAAGTACATCAGCAATACATCGATGTGCAATACGTTGTTAGTGGAGAGGAGGAGTTTGGCTACCTGCCGCTAGCAGACCAAACGCCATCAAAGCCTTATTTTGCCAAGCATGATTATGCTGAATATGACTATCTACCCAATAAAGAAGCTGCTGCATTTATCCCTCTAAAAGCAGGTATGTTTGCACTTTTTTTCCCACAAGATATGCATATGCCTGGCACTAGTCCGAAGCCACAACAGGTTCGTAAAGTGGTTATTAAAGTTAAAATTTAA